The stretch of DNA CCACTTAATTGAGCTGCTTTGTATACTTCCCTTGGAAGTTGTCTATTTTGGCTTTCTTCTTATCGTGACAAGGACGTAGAATCAAAGTTCTCTTCCATCGAGGGTGGtataatatttatgtgtttCAGTTATTTAGCAGATTTAGATTTGTAATCAATTATTCAGTAAGAATAATAAGATATAAATCCAAATCATAATAAGAATAGGTTAGAAATCTAAATTGTAGTGATCAAAggtaatatgtatatattgctattttttgtttaattattttaacactGTGGGCTCCatgttatttaataattttaacttaatgCTTTGTGCATATTTTGAGTGGtattagtaaataaatataaaaaaaaaattatttttgtccaTCGTTTTAAGATATAGTAATAACTTTAtaaagaatataattatttgatagaGATAGTGATGAAGAATTTggaattaatataataattaataatcccACTCAATGAGATTACGGATTATGATGGATCTAAATTATAGTTtatctttaataataataataataataaacccACTATGTCAAATTTTAATCTGATTTGGAAATTGGAAATAAATTGAATGTTAATAATACGTGCAGGGCGTTTACGTCAAACAACATCAAAATATCGACGCTATAAAGAGCGTGGGAAGGGTCGGGCTCTCGTCAAATCCTTTTAGTTCTCGTCTTCTCTCGCTTCCTCTCTTTTAGATCGATCTCTCCGTGCGTGTTGTCCGGATTCTCCTGTTCAGAAGATGGACGCCTTGGATTCCGTATTCGATCCGCTTAGAGAGTTCGCGAAGGACAGCGTTCGCCTCGTCAAGCGATGCCACAAGCCCGATCGCAAAGGTAAAAGCAAAACACATCAATCTCCCCTTTCTCCTCTTTTAGGGTTTTGATGTCGATCATTGTATCCAATCCGATGGTGTTCATTTAGCATGAGCAGTTTCCTAGTTCATGTTGATGGATCTAATCCGATCTGGCTtgctttttcttgtttttgtacaGAATTCACCAAAGTTGCTGTCCGTACAGCGATTGGTTTCGTCGTGATGGGATTCGTGGGCTTTTTCGTCAAGTTGATTTTCATCCCCATCAACAACATCATAGTTGGATCTGGTTGAGGTAATCAGATCCTCTATGTTATTCACTTATTGGCTTTAGCGTTCGATATGGAGTTGGAGCTAGCTTCAGTCAAGTTCTCCCGTTATCgtagttttttcttttggtgAACGAATTATGCACAATGAACtggattttttcttttattttgagtttgtagttcaatttaaATTCCTTGGGCAACTATTTCTCTTAGCAAGAATTTTCtgttcaaattctgaatttttCTGTTTAATTTCCCTTTAGCAAGTAAACTGCATATCTGAATGTAGTTTCATATTTGGCGTTCTCTTATCAAGAGTATGTACCCTGGTCCTTTAAACCTATGGTGTTCACTGTATAGTTGTCAATACCGTATCAGACAAGGTACTGATTTTATGGTGATATGATACAATACTGGGGTACTATTTCGGATATATCCttatatactaataataatatatactataaaaaatatgaataacataacaAGGCTCATTCTCATTAGGTGGGGTCAATTATATAATGTTTAACTCGCTATTTATTTCTATCTTTGATTGTACCTTCTGGAAGGCTcctataactcatatcatataaatatatcaaaaatttcaataaaatttaaaagatggCATTGTAGAAGTATAAAAACTATGTCTATTACCTAAGGAAAAAAAGAACTATGCCTACTATTAAGAACATATCCTAATGGACAATTTAACATgacttaaaatataataatgtattCAAATCAACATAACAACTCGTCTAAATCCCCATTTTGACTTTCCTAGACATtcaaagttttgaaacatataaatTCAACACAATGAGTTGTATTTTTATACAATCAAATCATTTATAACAGTGCTTGTTTTATAAATGCATATGTATTTTACAACagtgttcaaaaataaaaaataaaaagcttgGTTCCTGGTCTGAGAGACTTATCAGAGAGGTCTCTGATCCATATAAAAAATAGAGATCGATTTGGTTGAATGCAGCAAGAGACACAGTGAGACAGTGAGGGCAAGAAATCGAGAAGGCACTGCGTGTGAGAGTGAATTGTATCAGACTAGCTGGTTCAACCAAAAAACCAGGAACCAGTTGATGGACCAATCCAGTTGTAACCATAATATCAGCCAGTAACTGATGAACTGGCCAGTTATACAAATACAATTTTGACAAAAGATTTTATACTATGGTCATCTATTTGGCATTGCTTTGTAAAAGGTTAGTAGCGAGCTAAGAAAAAAGTAGTTTGCTTTGTCTTACAGCTTTGTTTTTCATTGATTCAGTTGAAGTTTTCCATATCAATCAAACCAGATGACTTCAGAACATTATATGCTGAGTGTGCATCATTTTCTGTTGGCAAGTTTTTGCATATTTGCTTTATATCAAACGGTTTTTGAACAATTTCGAAATGTTTAGTGGGTCACTTTGTAGGTTGGTTTGGGTAAAAACAATAGGAACTGAATACTGATTATGAATTTTTCAGAAACTTGGAATGAGGGCCTATTCTGCTATTAGAATTGAACGGGCAAACTGAATTGGTTAGATCAGTCTGGTTATCAGGTCTCTGAGGTTGAATGTGCTCTACTAGGCGGATACTGTTTTTAGCTTCTTGCCAACCTGTTTCGTGTCAACTCAAAGCCTAATTGAAGCTTATTAGTGTTTAGTGTGTGAATACCCTTTTAGATTTACCCCGTTATTGTCAGGACCCAAGGGTATAGAAATAATTgttcaaataaatgtaattcTTCTTTGTTGTATTGGCTCTATTTTGTGTTTATGACCTTTAACTGCTTTTTGCTGGAGGTATGTTTTTGTGTTTCTTGGGTTTACCTAGGTTAGTGATttacatttgatttcaaaattttgctATTTTGGAAGGGAAAGTATAATGTTGTTAGAAAAATTCACAATGATGATCATCAATGTGATTACGATACTCCGTCATTGCCAAAGGGATAGCTTGTGCTTTTCAATATGGAAAGGAGATTTAGCTTTTACTTTCTACCCAATTgttttttgtttaatatcttGTATTTTTGTTCCTTTCTAAAAGATATTTGTGTTAAGGTAGGTAAATCCTGTATATCCTTTAGATTAAAAGGCCAATTTGCAAAATCCTGCCAGATCCCAAAGaaatgatatatatgtttttggaggACTGTATTTGTGTGAACATGTCGATTGATTAAATCAAGCTACTTGTGCTTTAACTAGATTTGGCTCAGTGAAATTTTTGTTTGAGACCATGAGCTAAAATCAAGATAAACCTAGGCAGAATTTGGAGATCGTTAATGTTAAAGCATGATTGAATTTGCTGAATAAGTTAAGAAACGCGTTTAGAACTACATAAGTATCTGAGAAACTTAGTTTGATGGTCTTGTTAGCATTAGGTGGCTTGAAATGTGTACAAACAAGGTTACATTCAGCCAAGGTTGTCTATATCCCTACTTTAGTAGTAGTTCCCTATTCTGTCGAATGGATATGTATAGCTGCACGAAAAACCATACTTTCAGCCCAGGTTGTCTATATCCCTACTTTAGTAGTAGTTCCCTATTCTGTCGAATGGATATGTATGGCTGCACGAAAAACCATACTTTCAGCCCAGGTTGTCTATATCCCTACTTTAGTAGTAGTTTCCCTATTCTGTCGAATGGATATGTATGGCTGCACGAAAAACCAGACTTTCATTTCCTATCCACCTACCCAAGGTGACATtcctatttcattttttaatttgttattattattgctgGTTTATGCaggttaaaaattatttttcattactcttgattattttttatttgttatcattttttcttgatttgttCAAAAGTTTGCTGGTTTTCTTTGATCTActgatttctttttaaaatctACAGGTTGGATTTAGGTGGTGGTTAGGCACAAGCACGGCGGCAATGATTTAAACTAATGCAGGATCTTCTTCCAAATATGTCATTACCTATGAACAACTAATTTCAATGATCGTTTTAAACGTAGTTTGTTTTAGCCTGCACGCccttatttttaaacttttgttcTCTGAGCTGATTCTATTGATACTCACGCCGGTATGACCTTTTAAACAGAATTCGTCTCTTTTGTTGAGCTGATCTAAACTGCTTGGATCCAGCTTTTCGGGCTTATTTTGTTTCTTGTCTTTGCACTTGCCATTCAGAGAGTTGAAAATTCTGGAGGAAGTCTGGAATTagtaatatatgtgtatatatatatatatataattgaaatttttgagatgattttttagaaataatttacaGATGTAATATAACAATTATATGGAATATTTTATTCTATACCTGAGGCCTGAGGGCATCTCTGTTCTCTCCGTGGACAAGGCCCGGGCAGAGGCTTGGTGATGGTTTCAGCAGAATGAGATGAAAATATTCAACTAGTCTTGGTACCCGAAATTAAGTTGCTAGTTCTGTGATCTACCATGATTATTTCCAGTTCTGTTACTTTATGAGCTGCTGATGATAACAATTGAATATTTAACTACCCATTTTTGTTAAATAGATATAACAtctatgtataaaataatattaaagtcaATGCCTTTTCAATTATTCTTAAGGGTGAATgcataaatgtatttttgtactttagtaaaaaaaaaaaaaagtcctgtaatatctcaaaactttcaaaatattttattagatatttctactttaaaaaagaaaaattattaaattacctTTATTAAATACATTCTTGTACTTTAGTAAAAAGAAGTCCTGTAATATCTTAaactttcaaaatgttttatTAGACAtccttatttcaaaaaaattaaattattaaattatttttaatttgtactttaccaaaaaaaaatatcctatgatatcttgaatttttttaaaaaaaaaaataataagtaaaattattaaacacttTTTAAATAAGTTCAACTGTCACGAGATATTTTTGATAAAAGTATAAaagtgaatttaattttatacaaattaaaatatatttaatagtcTTTTTTGAAGTAAATGTGTGTAATAGAACgatttgaaagttttgaaatgtcacaaaaaaaaattattaaaatgcaGTTGCGCATTTATGCCTTTTGactctatttttaaaatttgtgaaCTTGAAGTGACGGACATGTTCATCAGTTGGCTGGCACACATGGAAGAAGCGTCTTTTTGGCTTCGCATTATTGTTAGTGTGGAGTGAGTGTTTTTGCACTTGAGAGGCATTGCATCGCAACAGCTGAGGTGTTTGGTAACACCCCAGACCCAGTTGTCTCAACATGAATTAAGGACTGCAAATGCAACCTTAACTATTTTTGTGAGGTTACATCTTGATGTCTTCAAGGGcgtgtaatttttattaaattacaattttactttttttaaaaaaataataataatattacgtatcacttttgatattttataatcattttactattttaacttaatttaaatacTTATCAATCACATACTTGTAATCAAATTTACATTACCCCATAGGAGACTTCACCAAACAATAATGCCACCTCCAAACCTAacgaaaaaggaaaagatctaCCTCTTTAACTCCAAGAACAGGCCCCCAATATTACTTGTAATGGGCCTGAGTTTGTGGTAAGTTATTAAGAGCGGCCCACAGggaaccaaaaaagaaaagagaaataaattgtGGAGAGTGGGATTTGAACCCACGCCCTTTCGGACCAGAACCTTAATCTGGCGCCTTAGACCAACTCGGCCATCTCCACCTACACGTTCAGATTTCTTGTTAGCAATTATAGTATTTAGGCATCACAAGAATGTAACTATGAACCACTGagcatttttcaaatatagatTTAAGCTAGACTTGCTGCTAAATGTACATCTATTAAATTTTCTTCCTCATCATGTTAATTGTACTTCACAAAAGGAGAAGAtgcaggaggaggaggaaggggGAAGCCCAATTTAGATTTTATTAATCCCGTCAAAGGTCCTTGCAATAGGCTGCCAAGGATTTCAAGAACGAATGAACTTTTAGTCGAGTGAATTTCAAGAAACGAGTCCCACGTCCTCGTCCATTAACCTCTCTTAAGTTCAATTGTTTCTGTTTTTGGCACTGTTTTTATCTTTCAACCGCCTGTCCAGTTTCTTTACTGGATTGGTGACAAGAATAACTCCACAGCACCATGAATTCCCAGAAGCGGAGTTTCCAAATTAAACCCTCGAATCTCATTGGTTTTGCCCACTACACCAAATAAAGCACAGAGAGGAAACGAAAAACAAGAAGCTATAATGTGGTAAAATGTCTTTCTGTCCAGACCCCTCAATACAAACAATGTGATAATGGACAAACATTCATCTCAATCTTATGTTCTTTCAACTAACCCAGTTAAGGTTTCCAAAAGGACATAGAACTGTACTACAACAACAGACGCGCGAAATTAGGAGAATAGAAAGGGGAATGTGAAAAATAGAACCAAACTACCTTCACCTATATACTGTCGTTCTCCTCCTTCCAACTATATCCTGTATCTCTTCTACTGATAAGATTGATGCCTCAATGTCAAAGTCGGTTTCTTCCATGCGCTCGTGCAACTGTTAAAACAGACAACTATGTTAAAAGGGCACAGACACTCTGCACGTATATGAGCTCAACTTCTCAACATCAGGGGGGGAAGGGACAGGTTAAgccaaattgaaattaaaacatttcAACAGACGAAGCTCTGTTTGAGCGCCGCCCCCCCCtccaaagaaaaacaaaaaattctaaatgaTCCAGCTTAAAATGGAATCAAAAGGAGCTGTCCTCTTCAGTGTCCCTACTTAACTCCTCTCAACCATGCAAAAGGTCAGAAACACTATATGCTGCTTCCTATAAAACCACAGAACATCTTAAGAAAAGAAGATAGAAATCCAGAGTCCATACTACCAGGTCCCTATCAAGATCTCGTGGGGCCACGAAGTAGGCATAAATGGGTAAGTACCTTTTCAAGGATGGCAGACTGGTCATCCATGTGAAACTTGCGCATGTGCTTTAGCATCTCCAGTTGCTGAAAAATGATTGATTCAGTCATTCTAAAACAGTGACATCCAGCCGATTtcctaaacaaaaacaaacaatttCTACCTGTTCTTGTAATTTATGCTGCATTTGCATTTTTTCATCATATTTTTCTGGTCCAAGCTCAGCTTCCTCACAAGCCATCTCTTCTCTGTCAATTATATCCTTAGACATTAGCAACTTCTGTATACAAAACTGACTTCAGAAATATTGACCAATTAAATGTTGCCAAGGGAAGCCAGAAGACAAATGATAGGAGACCATATGTCATGCGCAAAGCACATTATGTGAGTGGAACTTATTGTGAAGttgttaaaaaaagaaagtgaaaCTAAAATCAAGGTAAGTGTAACTTCAGCAATAACACAGGGAAGTGGAACCCCCTCAAACAAAAAGAGAGTAGACTTTGGACAGCATGCAGTTCATTAATGAGCTTCAGCACAGTGGACATGGCACGTACAACttaaagaataaagaaagaaagaaaaaatatgaagaaatgaTTAGTGCCCTCCATGAACCAAACACAAAGGGGGGTGTCATTAACATGCTCAGGCATGCAAACAGTCCACGCTACAATCTTTTCAACACAGAAGTGAATAAGAAGAAAGTTGTTTTAAGAAAGCTGCAATTTGGACAGCATGTCCAGCAACTTGGGTCAACAAGTGCAAGATGAAGCAATAGAAGCATTGAATCACCCATACCCAGCACATAGACGCAAACGATCAACATCCGCATGACAATTATAGGTGTACATAGGCACTTGCACACCCACAGATATGTACATACTCATTAACGCATTTTTAccaatatgcatatatatatatatatatatagagagagagagagagagagaacttacgccacaacaaatttataaaaacgAATCATCAAATCCCTATCATTCTCATAAGCCAGATTCACCTTTCCCAAGCAAGCTAGACCAAATCTCGGATCTGCAATAGAGGGAAACAATTTTTGCAGTAAACATGTGCACTTTCATATCCCTTGGATAAACAGTAGGGAGGCCAATTATTCTACAATGTCATCCAATGTTAAATACATCATATGTATGCCATTCTAAAATctagttcttttcttttttctgaatTCACTTAAATACAAGCTTCACAACCATTTTCAGTAAAATTACAGGTGCAGAAAAGGTAGGAAACAGTAATGTGTGACAAGCTGTACCCAGGAAAATATGCAAATGAAATAATGGCCAGTTGGAGCACTTCAAATGAGCCAAAGTAACACAATATTCACAAATCAAAACTTGAAAAGAGAGTCAGTCCAAGTGAATGTCAATTCAAATgcaaaacataatatttagCGGCAGTGACTTTTGCTATGAGAAATACTGGGAGTTTGGGAATAGATATTGGAAGAACTGAAGAAACAAAAGTTACTGAACTCTGTGCAAAAGTTGAAGAAAAGGTGCAGTCTGCCTCCAGTTGCATGCAAATTAGAGcacatgcaaaaaaaaaaaaaagagag from Diospyros lotus cultivar Yz01 chromosome 6, ASM1463336v1, whole genome shotgun sequence encodes:
- the LOC127803828 gene encoding protein transport protein Sec61 subunit gamma; its protein translation is MDALDSVFDPLREFAKDSVRLVKRCHKPDRKEFTKVAVRTAIGFVVMGFVGFFVKLIFIPINNIIVGSG
- the LOC127803214 gene encoding uncharacterized protein LOC127803214 — protein: MAGAGSQSESQSESATGYQSSGMLSRDQLLHLFRRFSFLTSQPEVKKRIADAVDDKQEPVAVTTAIQEEIFLEMGVDPRFGLACLGKVNLAYENDRDLMIRFYKFVVAEEMACEEAELGPEKYDEKMQMQHKLQEQQLEMLKHMRKFHMDDQSAILEKLHERMEETDFDIEASILSVEEIQDIVGRRRTTVYR